The Anopheles gambiae chromosome 2, idAnoGambNW_F1_1, whole genome shotgun sequence genomic sequence GGTTGGGAGCATTCTTGACAGACAGCAATCATCTGCATGTATTTCACAAAcgcgttttttttggtgtgttgtgAGACCTAGGCTGTAAACTTACCCTAGAGGAATTGTGCGAAAGTTAATTAAACGAATTCAATGGAATACTGTTTAACATTTATCAATATCTTGGCTCGTAAAAGAGCACTGGGTTATTTGATATTCTAGAAGCCCATGAATCAATTATTTAGCACCTCAATTGATGGACGACTCAAACGAACTCTACAATTTTTggcaatttattttctttcataAAGCAACTATACTCAAAAACCCCCTTTTCTGTAAACAATGTGCAAATAATTGTCTGTTTCATTATTGAATCTTCTAAACACATCAGATTCCATGTTTCATGTTATGATATGAGCTTCAAACGCCATATATGAATGTTTCTAAATCATATCATGTAGGATTTGAAGTATAATGTTTCTTTTCTATAACGTCCATCGTATACTCTGACACAATAATGTACTCAATTTTTTAACAGACAGTTTGACAAATGTGGACTGTATTTTTTGTAGCACttctatttgttttgattgtcaTTTGGATGTACCAGCCATTGAAGGCAACGCAACTTGGAACTTGCTAAAAAGTAAACGTTTGGCATGAAAGGCCATTCCTATCACGGGTCATTGCTGTTAAAGGTGGAAGTCTTTTGTTGTTCCAATCACAAAAAGATCTTACACAGTTCAGATAGAAAGAAGAATCACACTTTACTTTGTCTTCTTAATAGCTTTAGTCTTACTTTGGTCAGATCATGACGTTCGAATTCCCCTTGACATTATTTTCCCGAGTTGTGTTGATATTTGTCTTTTCGATTACCTTCCCACCAGCCTTTAAATGTGCCGTTTTCTAGCCTTTTGCGAACCAGCCATCCGAACCTAAAGGGCATTCGCGTATCCTGGAAATCCTTTATCAAGCATGGATTCCGGAATGAGAGAAATAAACTCTGTGGGGTGGGTAGACATCGGTGTCGTAAATTTAaaatcgtttattttttcaatttattatatttttatggtGTACTCTTTATGACCCCTTTTTACAGCTCCGTGGCAGAAGATTGGCGCCCAAGGAGAGCCGGCAGATACTGTATTTGGAGCgacttttttcttgttgcaaTGTACAAGAGACGGTTTATCTACTTTGCACGCCGTAATATGTCTATAAACATGTTGAaatgatttacatttcaaccGATTTTCTGGTCAATGGACAATAAAGAATGCCAAATCGTCTGCGGTTGAATGCTGTACAAGAGGCGTGTTATGGAAAATACGACCACATTATTGTTAAAGCAAAAGAATAAGCGTGTGATGGATGAGGTTAATCATCTGATCAGATAATTTGAATTTGTGAGTCGCCAAtgagaaatataaaaaatgggAAACTGGAAAAGAAACATGATTGATGTGGGTATAAgattttagttatttattaTATTGCAACACAGCACCCATAagcttttaaatatttaatatgtGTTGACGTTTAAATTGTATGAGCATATAAgttactttttttattccgGAGTAACGCCCCCAAAAGATCGTACTGCTGAATACATTGCAATTTAGCACTATAACaatgaaagtaaaattaataacTATTAGACAATTACGCTGCAAAAAACGTTGCCTGAGAAAGATAGGATCTGTTTTACAGTATAACTGGGTAGCAAGCCaaacaaacatgtttttgttcTAGTGGATTCAACTACTTCAATTGCATGTGCCATAGCGAGAAGTGCACGTCTATTTTGCTGGCAGAATAATGTATGCTGGTGAAATTGTGAGGAATTACACACGAATCATTAGGAGAAAGGATATCCAGTACGTATGTACTGTTTAATGACGAAATAATGGTAGAATACAATGTTTTGTTCGCTTATCTAACAAAGAACATCAATTGTTGGTATGACTGAATAGATCTCTCCCACGCGATGTGCTTTCAATTTTTGAAAATCGTATTTCATGAGattttgtctttctttttttggtcatcaaaTTGACGTGATAACAATATGGAAACGGCAACGGTGGAAAATGAGGACCGGTTGAATGATATACTCAGCCAAATATGAGGTATACAGtgaagttaatttaaaaaaagcacTCTTTCATTTTTGGGCAAACATATCATGCCTGTATTGAACCAGAACCTGTACTCTATTGAAACAGAACGATTATTATATTGCCCGAACATTTGCATGATATCGAGacacgataaaaaaatcaaaaagtaTAAAAGTTGTACTTCTGTATCAATGCTATAAAACAATACTGTACTGGCTGAACTTCAACGGATTCGTTTGAAATCCGAATAGATATTTAATCTTTTACGGCAAGCCTGAGGCCCACATGCGGCTAGCggaacaattttaaatgatCATTGAACATTTGATATAACAGATTACATCAAGTTTCAATATTACCTGAGATTCAATGGTAGTAATTTAATGCGATTTAATGATTTATCATCATTAACTCGGTTATTAACTCAGATATTTGCCCGATTTCCCACAATTGCACAAATGCTTGTGCACAAatgcatgctttttaaattGTTGATTTCGCTCATTTGACGTAACAACTGACCAGAGCTTCGTTTTGCCTATTTGGCATAGCGACCTatggacatgccggcctatatagGCTTTGAGTGTTAtttagtaccacgcagccggatagtcagtccatgCTAGGGGgcggacggtccattctaggattGAACCCACGACAGGCATACTGTTAAGTCGTGAaagttgacgactatactaCGTGATCGGATTCTTTCTAGGTGCATCTAGAAATTTGTGGAGCATAGCGATGCATCGTGCGTAGGGAAAAATCGGAACGTTACGTGCACTATCGTGCGTTCTCGAAAAGACTAGTTGCAGAATTTGCTAATATTCTAATATTGCTTCTAAGATTATATGTAGGCTAAATACAGTTTTTGCTGGGAGGATGATatctaataataataatgacagctgttgaaaaacatcttgaaaattttgaataattttgttcACATTGAAAACTGAGCCGGAAAACAGGGAAATTGTCATATCGTCATGCCAGGACGACTTTGCTACAAATGATTTAAAGAGTATCTTACAAATTTGTAAAGCAAAATTAAGATTACCTACTATTTATATCAATACACATGAATTTCAAATGACATCACACTTACTTTtcttattattgttttgttggaaAAGTATTTAAAATGGTATgatgttgcatttttattttcataccGTTAAATTTTGGAACCATTACCATTTACTGTtctgaaataaataaaactataaTAGTTTTCACAATCATAAAGACTAACAAAGACTCACATTCGCATGTAATTGCCGGTTAGTCGTATTGCTAAGGTGtcccagcaaaaaaaaatgttatgcTCCAACAGAAAAAGTTTATTATGAATCTCATTGTACATCATTATCTCTAGCTTTCTCCGATAGATTAATCTGGCCTGCGTTTGCTCTGTGATGAAGCACAACCCGCTACTGCATAAAACAGAAATTAGTACTAATGATGTTCGAATTGAAACGCTTTCTTTACAAATAATGAGAGCGTAGATTAATATGAAATGAACCCTAGTCGACATCTTCTCCTTATTGTCATTCAACAAGCGTTAGACGGACGAAGGAACTAATTAATGGAAAAAGGGTCGATCTCGTTTGTTTCTGTTCTATTTTACATCTTACCTTGcttatgttgtgttttgtttatcagTTACTTTGTGTTCTAataatagcaaaaacaaaaatgaaaaaagcagTGGGTTGAGCATTAAGAAAACTCTCACATAAAATATCGTTTATAATGGGTACGATTCGGTTTTGCTACTATAACTTCGTAAACATATTATACACTTtaaaagaattttttttttcaaatttacaaTTCGTTTTATCTCGCACCGACCAGTTCGGTTTATTCGTTTTAAAACACCTGTACACAAAACATATGGTATAAGTTTGatttatgaaaatgtacgATCTAAAGCATGACCCACTTGTGTACCATTCATTAAATGCATTCAATGCATAATCCAACTAGTCCTCTGATTCAAAATCTGCTATCTTATACTGCAACGTTTGCCCGCATCTACACCATTTGCGCTGCACATAGCGTGAGCAGCTGTCGGGCAATATGGTGGAAGCGCACATaacaaaagggaaattattACTAGACATTatctaaaaaaagaaacgctaAAGTAGGAATGTGGGAGGAAGTTGAACattcttaaattattaatcgTCCGAATGCACGTAATGGTGAATAATACGGTGTATTTCCGCAGAAAACGAAATCGCCATATTTTACAATAGCATTGTAGATGTGTAATAAATCCCATAGAACATTCTGCACATTCTTCCGGGGGTTGAGAtttctaattatttaaattatgtatTCCAATTATTGTTAACATCAAATACCAtacaatttaatattttaggTACGAGCATCACAACAATTCAGTTTGTTTCATTAATAATGTATATAAAATGTATCTCATCAAATCACTGATAAACTTAACGATTTCTAGGAAAGAAATAACATAAATCGTGGTTTAAAACAGAGGTTGGAAGAGTTCTGCTCGGCAGATAAATTTGCAATTTTATTTGCACAGAGCCATAGGAGCACATGAACAGAAAacgtattttatttatattttttactttcttgATTAACATTCCCGACAGGAATCGAACCACGTATGGCATTGTAGAAGTTTCATTTGACTACGCgaatataaaaatatgttataaACTGTATTTCTGGCAATAGATCAGTTATCGTTACTGTTTactgtttagtttttttttcttattcttatttgaTTAACTTATGTATTGATAACTCTTGTAAAATAAGGCTTGCAAAATGGGTTGtagtttttgttgcaaaattagcatattttgtatattttgtatAGTGTTagtttgtatattttattcaaaatatgttttgttttgtattaaattaaacaaagtttcaaaaaatatcaggctttttttcattccaattCCAAACCACACAaccttttttattcattcgtACTTGCCGAACATTGAAAAGCTTGCCAGCCCCTGGTTTAAAACATATGTCTATCTTTCTTGTTTCATTCTTGACCCTGCTCTTTGACATTGGCTCGCGGGGTACCCCTTTTGTACTTTTACTACTTTATCGTTCCGGGTTGAGCGTAGCGTTCTTACTCATACAGTGCTCATGACCCTCTGTTCGTTCGATACCATCGTACAATAGAATTTATTTTCACACAGTATAGGTGTAGTTTgtacgtgtttgtttttgcattgaATCTTTTTATTTGTATACCAAATTGTTCACTAGCTTCTAGTGAGTTCAAGTACATTGACTCGTTTGTAGAGACTTATCCTCCAAGCTCCGGTATAATGCACGCTCATCGAACGTTCTATTAGAACGATTTGGAATAAATATTTACCGATGAGACCCAGTCGTAGACACGATATATGGTAAGAGATTGAGGAGTGCAATTGACTTGATGGTGCTGTTTGATGAACTTCCAGTGAACTTGTGGTGCGTGAAAGCCACAATAGTAATGGTAAGAGCTCTACATCTGGTCTCTAACGCCCACCAGGTCAACTTTAAGATGGTAGTGACCGATTTACACAGTAGTTGACGGTCATTTGTAATGGAATTTCCGCATTCACCCTCGATGAAGACGAAAACTCGTTTCGCCCGAACCTGCTTAGTGTTGTCCGTGGTACGTGAGCCTCATTTAGTATGTTAATGTAGTTTGTTATAAAACAATCAATACTTCACAGTAGTTATTTACGTGGTGTACATCCCCTACTACGCTGTCGTTCAAGCCGCTACACGTAGTACGCTCTAGTCGACTTGCGTTCATTTGTCGACGGAACGCCGACGAGTTCGAAGCGTTAGTTAGTTAAAATCGGCCTGCAAACATTATTACGAACTACGGCTAGTGGGCTTGCAATTGCCAGTGAAAGTGTTTCAGCATTTGcgattgtgtgtgagtgtttgtgtgcaaaagTGCACGTGAGCAAGTGAGTTTTTGAACGactctgtgtctgtgtctaaAGCGTCGGACGATCGAAGATGATGCAGCAAAAGTGCCCGAATATACCAGCGGTGTTTGCTGAGGCGGATGTGTTCATTACCGGGGGTACGGGATTTATGGGAAAAGTGCTTATCGAGAAGTTGTTGCGATCATGTCCCCAGATTGCTCGTGTTTTTGTGCTGATGCGTGCTAAAAGGGGCAAGTCACTCGAGGATCGGCTAAAACTGATCACAGATGGTGTGGTATGTATGCGCTTACAATTCATACCCCCTTTAATGAGTTGCAGTGCAATCTCTCATGCTTTGATAAATGTTTCTATTAACGCACACTAATAGCATACTGCTGTATATTTGAATTGATTCTAGCTGTTTGATATGCTAAAGCGCGAGAATCCAGAAGtgctaaaaaaaatacagccgATCGAAGGTGATTGCACGATGTTGAAGTTGGGCATGTCCCCCGATAGCATGGAACGCATGAAAGATGTGCAATTCGTGTTCCACGCAGCAGCTAGTGTACGCTTTGATGATCCGTTGAAAGATGCCATCTTGATCAACACTCGCAGCACACGGGAAGTTTTAGATTGGGCCAAAACACTTCGTAAACTCCGAGCTGTTGTACATGTTTCAACAACATACTGTAATCCGGAGCTAATGCACGTGGAAGAGAAGATCTACCCACCAAAGATGGACTGGAGGGAAGCGATTCGTTTGGCGGAAATGTTTGATAACGCTCTCTTGGAAACAGTGAAAGAAAAGTGAGTATTGCGGTTCATACAAGGAATCTCGTCGCCATTAGCCGTTATCAACAATTGTCTAATGATCAATGGAATTCTTTTCGATCGATACAGATTAACGCAGTTTGCCCCAAATACGTACACCTATACCAAAGCACTAGCTGAACAGATCTGCTATGAGTACCGCAACGACATCCCTCTCGTCGTTTTTCGACCGTCAATTGTGACCAATACAGAAACTGAGCCCCTCATGGGATGGGTGGATAATTTCAATGGTCCCATAGGATTGCTGCTTGGCTGTGCCTCCGGTGTAGTAAGGACAGGATTGCTCGATCTAGAGAAACGTATCAACTGCATTCCAGTTGACGTAAGCATTAAGGCAATCATCGTAGCTGCCTGGAAACGAGCTACTACAGATGAACAGGGAACACTTCCGGTGTACAATAGTGCCGCGGAGCCTGAGAAGACGATAAACTACGGCACAATGTTGTACGACGGTAAAGTGCTATTCGATCGCACACCTTTGAGCAACATGCTGTGGGCTCCCGGCGGCACTACAACTTCAAATAAGTACTGCTTCTATCTCGTATTTTTCTGTTGTCAATTGCTGCCGGCCATAATTGTGGATACTCTATTGCGAGTTGCCGGGAAGGTACCATTGTATGTATCATGTGACTATCCAcattgtgctgtgtgtgctatACATGAAACGAAAACTAATTATCCTTTTTACTCTACATTCCTGCAGTTTGCTGAGGCTGAATCGTAAAATTTTCGACGCACAAGTTTCCCTAAGATATTTCATGAACAACGAATGGGTGTTTAAAACCGAGAATTTCAAGGAGCTTGAGTATACATTAACTGCTGACGATAGGTAAATGTGTTGTAATGGTGCCAacatgttgttgttgatcTAAATCTTAATTTCGTCTCGTTTCGTGCGCTCGACAGAAAGGACTTTTCAACCAACTATTTCGTGCGTGGAATGATGGAGTACTACGAAAGTGCTATTCTTGGCGGCCGGCGATACCTGCTGAAGGAGCCAGATGAAAATATTGCCTATGCGTTGAAAAAATACAAGCGTTTACGGGTGTTGAATTATACGCTAAAATTTGCACTATCATTCTTGATTGTGTACTTCATATACAACAAGTACATAGTGTAACAGAAGGATAGACATGTTCTAGATGTGTGCGTACTAGTACTCGGAGATAAAATGATAAAGAATATGTGGATCATATACACCTGTGTTACTTACTATCCTTTTGCATAGATTCACTGAAAATCAAGATCAGCATTATCATTCACAGCGCACACGCGGTTTGTTTGCGCACGATCATGAAGTATTGGCGTATCTAATAACAAATGACCACTTTCACGGCATGTCTACATTTCAGTCGTTTGTTTAGCAGGGTCAAACATAACAGTTTTAGAATAGCTAATCAATATGCAaaacagtgtgtgtttggccTATCGTTGCCACTTAAATCAGCAATGAATACACAAGCAGTACAATACATGCGAATGAACCAGACGACGTTTTAAGCGCGATCTGATACGTAAAACTCCCCGCAGGCCCAGTGTAAATGTCGCCTCGAAGCACTGTTTAGATTGCACTTTGGTAAGTCATGAATGTGTTAATTTTTGGCAACGGTTTGCTCCAGCTCGGTCCTTTGCATTGTCGTTACCAGAAGCAAGGAAGTAGTGGTGATGTGTATAGCATTATctattttaaacttttataTACTGATTGTAGCAGTGAACGTGTTTTCAGCTGTTTGAAAAGATTCAAAATTGTACGCAATAAACGCAAAAGATACTGGTAAACTACCAAATTGGTTccaatttcaatcaaaatgATGTTGCTGAATGGTTAAAATTGCTCATTGAAGCAATATTTTGATTGCTACTAATGTGTTTATATAAATATCTGTGTGTTTCGTGGTgtggtttaaaaaatataatgagCTCAAGGAACATGATTGTCACAGCCAGCAGTGCgtacaaagaagaagaaattgaaTGTCAGTTTTCTACAATAATACCTATTTTACATGAAATTGCATGATGTCATAACTTAGCTCTGGTGTATGAACCGGCTAGGACCAATCATACCTTCGAATGATTGCAAACAATT encodes the following:
- the LOC1278439 gene encoding fatty acyl-CoA reductase wat, with protein sequence MMQQKCPNIPAVFAEADVFITGGTGFMGKVLIEKLLRSCPQIARVFVLMRAKRGKSLEDRLKLITDGVLFDMLKRENPEVLKKIQPIEGDCTMLKLGMSPDSMERMKDVQFVFHAAASVRFDDPLKDAILINTRSTREVLDWAKTLRKLRAVVHVSTTYCNPELMHVEEKIYPPKMDWREAIRLAEMFDNALLETVKEKLTQFAPNTYTYTKALAEQICYEYRNDIPLVVFRPSIVTNTETEPLMGWVDNFNGPIGLLLGCASGVVRTGLLDLEKRINCIPVDVSIKAIIVAAWKRATTDEQGTLPVYNSAAEPEKTINYGTMLYDGKVLFDRTPLSNMLWAPGGTTTSNKYCFYLVFFCCQLLPAIIVDTLLRVAGKVPFLLRLNRKIFDAQVSLRYFMNNEWVFKTENFKELEYTLTADDRKDFSTNYFVRGMMEYYESAILGGRRYLLKEPDENIAYALKKYKRLRVLNYTLKFALSFLIVYFIYNKYIV